In the genome of Zootoca vivipara chromosome 6, rZooViv1.1, whole genome shotgun sequence, the window aaaaaaatctgagccATTACCTTGTTTTGAAACCACTTTAAAGCAGGGTCTATTAGAACACCACTTTCTATACAACAGCAGTTTAATATGGTGTCCAAAGTTGTAGAAGCTGAAACATCTCTACAAATTTTACAAGAAAATGTATCATTAAACTGAATTCTGAATTTCTAGGCATTTAAATTCACCTGTTAGGTCAATCAGTTACTCATCTATTTACAGTTAGTTTCTGGTGTGTCTTTCCAAATATCACAGCCTTGCTTTTTGAGCACTTTAGGGTTTTTAACTGCCTTCTTAAACCTACACACACATGAGAGAGAAGATGAATATTTCAGAGTgattgccattaaaaaaaaatctgagagaATCTACCCTGGCACTTGGCAAGAGTAGATAACTATGGAAATCTGTCTGTCCAAACCCAAAGATGGATGTCCTCCTGTTTTCCTTTGAAAatggtgagagttggagtcccAGCAACATGTTGCAGAccataggttcctcatccctatTTTGGGCATGATCTAAAGCTGACATTGCCTACCTTTTTGAGCCCACCGGCACATTTGCTGTTCGAATGGACACCATCTTTTTTAGTtgcattccttctcccctcccctggagGTCACTACATAAAAGAGAGCAAGAGTGCACACAGGTTATTTGTTTTTACATAGGGTGTGGGTACGGTCAAATCAAGCAAAACTGCAACGCATCTTGAATTTGCATTGCTTTGCTCAGAGTCCGCCCATCCCCAACCACCATCAAGTTAAAGTTTGCATTGGCACAGTAGAAACCACAGATCTGGTGCTTGGAAGCACCACAAAAACAGGTGCCTGCTCTATATCCATACCCCATCTGGACTCCTGCAGCattcccccttcttcccttgactctgccccctcccccagccattTTCATCACTCTGCTTTCTGTTCACCTGGCCAGGTGCTGTTCTGAACTTAAGAGGTGAAAGAGCGACACTTTGTCTCGATTCCTCATTCAACTCTGTACCTTTCAAAGAGGAAAATAAGGTAATTGCCCATACTCTTATCTCGGGACAAAAGTTGCAGTATGAGAGGGTGGGGTCTTGGGTTCTTTGTGAATATTAAGCGATGGCCTCAAGGGTTCCATTGCATGCACCGCTGTCATGCTGGCAACCTCAAATCTAAAGTGACTTTATTTGGAGTGCTGGTTAGGCCCATTAGATATTGCCTGCTAAGAATGTGCACGTTACCCCAGTTGCCTATTGCTGTAAAAGCATGAAGGCAAGATGCTTTTTCAGGAAGCTCGCCCATCACTTTTACTGATCTTACTGAGGTATCCCAGTAAGCATCAAGCTTCATAGCTCAGTCTCTCTTAACTACTACACTGTGCTACCATTAGCTGCCTTAAAACTTTGGAATCCTGAAAGCTTCTTCCTTGCCATTAGCCAATTAATTCTAGGCATGAGCATTGTGTCTTTGCCAGTAACAGCAGCCACTGTTGTAGGGGATCTTGGTCTATCCAATGTCACTGTGATAGGTGATCTTCTGTCTATCCTGTTGTATGAAAACAATGGTGATCTTTACGTACAGAGCTGACATCATGGCTTCGAATTCGGGAATTGTCCCTGATGATGGTGAGAGCAGCAAGAATCCTACACTGGAGAGATGCCTCAATGTGCTTAGAGATGCAAGCAACGATAGCGAGCAGTTTGCTGCTCTGCTTCTGGTAAGAATCTGGCCTTGCACTGACAGGAATAGACTGCTTTGGAAGCAAATTTGGGAATGAAGATAAGCTTTTTGAATCCAGCTATTCATATTACTGGCTAACTGGGTGGGTGATCAGTAGTCTTCTACCTGTAAAATGGGAGTCATAATTACTAATAATTGCTTAAGATAAGGACTTGGGTTAGATAATAGCATCCACTCTTGTCCAGTGTAGACTAAAGATGGACACAGATCCTTGTGACAAGGAGAGAGCAAAGCCTTCCATGCCTGTGGCATGCAAGAGGAACTTGAGTGAGGGGGAGGCCTAGTAAGCAATTATAGCTGAGGAAGGGAAATGGCTAGCTCAGTCAAGCCATGTCACAAAACTGCATGCTTCTGATGCCTCCTGATTTTATCCTTCAGGTGACCAAAGCAGCAAAAGCTGGAGAAATCAATTCCAAAACCCGCCGGAGGATCTTTGACGCAGTTGGTTTCACATTCCCAAACAGGCTTCTGACGTCTAAGGATGCCCCTGAGGGTTGTACACAGCACACAATCCAAGCTCTGGGCCTCACCCTGTTGGCCTGTTTCTGCACCGATCCAGATTTAGCTCGGCATCCCCAGGTCCTTAACAAAATCCCGGTTTTCAATGATGTGATTTCAACTTGCAAGCCAGGAGATGCTTCCTGTAATGCCCTGATTGATGATGCTTATCAGTGCCTCAGGGCTATCATGGCTACTCCAAAGGGTCCCAGAGAGTTGGTGAACAGGGGCACTGTCCCAGCACTGTGCAGGGCTTATGTGAAGCATGGCTATGGCTTTGATCAGGCCTTTAAGCTGCTTGTGGGGCTTCTGATCTCAGCCGAAGCAAAGTGCTGGCAGAGAGCCACTGCTGACCTCATGGGGGTGCTGAATGTACTTAGTCTAGAATTCCAGAAGGCTGAAGACATGACCAAATTCCAGCTGTGTGAAGTGCTGCCCCGCTTCATCCCTTCCCTTATCTCGCCCAACGCCGAATGCCTCCTGCCCCTCTACCGAGGCCTGGCTAGCATCCTGACCAGTAAGCTGAGTACTTCCCAGCGGGACCCTGCCTTGAAGTTGGCAGCCTGCCTGTCACAAGCCTGTGGCTCAGAGTGGATCCAAGGAGGGGGTACTGGCAGCAAGTTCTTTGCCTTGCTGTCCAACCTGGCATGTGTCGAAGTCCGCCTGACTCTGGAGGAGCTGGATCTGGCAGAGGTGGACAAGAAGCAGGAGCTGATGGCTGCTTGCTACGTTCTGATGGAGACGGCGATTGTGGAGTGCACAAAAGAGAAAGGTTCTTTGCTGCTGGAGACGCAGAAAGTGCAGCTGGTGGGGATCCTGGAGGAAGCCTTCGGGGCTGTCATACACTACTTGAGACAGGTATAGTGAGACTCCCAAAATCTTCCAATCTTATAAGCCTGCCTCCCTCAGGAGTTCAGGAAGCAGTTAATAGTCTTACCTTTATGCGGGTCCAAGGCTGTCAACTGTGCCAGGTTTGTAGGAGTCATCTGGTGTCCAAGTGAGGCAATTCTTGTGGGTAGGAAGCCCAAACTAGTATTGAGGGAAATGAATTATTGTACAGGACaaggagcagaggaggaaagggggagataGAAATGGTGTGCCTGGACTAAAAGAAAATGTGGAAGTTCTGAATAACAC includes:
- the NCDN gene encoding neurochondrin, whose protein sequence is MASNSGIVPDDGESSKNPTLERCLNVLRDASNDSEQFAALLLVTKAAKAGEINSKTRRRIFDAVGFTFPNRLLTSKDAPEGCTQHTIQALGLTLLACFCTDPDLARHPQVLNKIPVFNDVISTCKPGDASCNALIDDAYQCLRAIMATPKGPRELVNRGTVPALCRAYVKHGYGFDQAFKLLVGLLISAEAKCWQRATADLMGVLNVLSLEFQKAEDMTKFQLCEVLPRFIPSLISPNAECLLPLYRGLASILTSKLSTSQRDPALKLAACLSQACGSEWIQGGGTGSKFFALLSNLACVEVRLTLEELDLAEVDKKQELMAACYVLMETAIVECTKEKGSLLLETQKVQLVGILEEAFGAVIHYLRQVGRKKLDDPFIFASVRILGAWLAEETSSLKQEICDLLPFLIYYAKMRFEEEKRVRSSLQQEAEQAGQSSIQPPVWQGDAIRFLLPGLSHLTAEDRPRGILISEGAPVLLCQYFLYRWEIFISNTDTLTTSTTVETSLQTCCEIFLNLVVTAPDLISREDCFATLMDTLLKSLPSLLPQREHLSLTANVATLGLMMSKRLFAYPGLQGTAESEGFFDAAIRFLAEAHVAQTDLDGEKVTMSVSPTYKAAWPAIRELWFLGMQAFASCVPLFLWLPQDVLRSGWLQELLALLGRVAPSSVDLEVVRAFQGILVELARASQPCLEMIQQHRGLEMASLYGMAALEQCLSEQ